The stretch of DNA CACCGCGTGGTTTGGAAAGTTAGCCACCGAAAAAGGCCTGGATGGAAAACCCATCGAAGGGGATACCTTACAAGCGGTACTTTCAGGCTCGTTACTCGATGAAACCATTCATGGAAAACGTGACAAACACCGAGCAGGGTTTGATTTGACCTTTTCGGCGCCAAAATCCGTCAGCGTTCTGGCCTTGGTCGGTGGGGACACTCGACTGCTTGATGGCCACAACAACGCCGTTAAATTCGCTTTATCTGAGCTTGAAAAAGACGCCGCTCAAGTCAAATACACCGAAGAGGACACAAAAAAACAATCCTACGCCAACAGCAAAAGCATGTTGTTTGGTTTGGTTCAGCACAAAACCAGTCGAGAAGACGATCCACAACTTCACACTCACGCCCTGACCGCCAACATGACTCGTGACGAACAAGGTCGATTACGCGCCTTGGCCACCAGTTTAAAACAATCTGGTGGGGTTATTAATGGCACAATGGAGCGCGTATACAATAATCAACTCTACTATGGCATGCTCTACCAAAGTCATTTATCCAAACAAGCAGAAAGCCTGGGCTACACAATCAAAGGAGCTGGCAATGGTCAGTTTGAGATTGAGGGGGTGCCTCAATCACTCATGGATGACTTTTCAAAGCGAAGCCAACAAATCAATGAGAAAACCCAAGACTTAGGGTTTAATTCTCAACAAACCCGAGACTTAGCGGCCAAAAACACCCGAAAAGCCAAAACACACAAAGACGCCGTTGAGCTCAACAGCACCTGGCAACATACCGTAAAAACCGACGGGTTTGATATAACCGCCTTCATTAACAACGCAAAAGAAAATCCGGTTAAAGCGCCCAATGAAAACGTTATCAAACCACGCGCCGTGGATGCGCTGACTCGTACCATCAATCATTTATCAAAAACACAAACCCAATTGAGTTATGAAAAAATGGTGTCTTTTGCCATGAGTGAATTCACCAAAGGAGAAAAGCTCGATGCACTGGACATCAAGCTTGCGCTTGATGAGAGGATCGCTTCAAAAGAGCTGATTGGATTAGACAAAAACAACAGTCAATTCACAACCACAGCCTTATTGAATAACGAGAAAAAACTCATTAATTCCACCAAGGGGCGCCCTCGCCACATGCGCACCCAACCCAACGACACTGCACTATCTCAACTCAATTTAAACAAAGAAAACCAGAACAAACTCGCGGAATTATTTCTTTCAACCAAACAGTTCAATACTGTCAATGTGTTTGGTTCGAGTGAGCAAGTAGCAAAAGGGCTGCTGCATGTCGGCTCTGAAAGCGGCAAGCGCATTCACATCATGACGCAGGGTGGCATCTCTCAAGAAAAAACAGAGCGCACCATAAAGCGCCAATCCCACACTCCACTCCAATGGATAAAAAACACGTTCAGAGCGGATTTTGTTCATGGGGTAAATCAATACTTAGGTGACAAAGTAACGCCCTTTAGCAACAAAGACGTTTTTGTCTTTGAAGACAGCGGTAAATTCAGTGGCGACCAACTCATCGACATCACCAACAAAGCAAAACACACCAACAGTAAGATAATCTTCCTCAACCATGCCTCCGCACGACAAGGCATGAAATCTCACTCTTCAATGGACCTTTTAAGCAAAGGAAACACCAACAACATCAACTGGGTAAACAATCAACCCACCAAAGCGAAAATAAAGATCCACGACAACAACCTCAATGAGTTAGTCAATCAATATGCAGAAAAACCAGACAAAAACACGATCCAAGTGCTGGCAACAACCAATGCTGACGTGAAAACACTCAACACCGCCATCAGAGAAAGACTCAAACAAACGGGCGAAGTGTCACGCCAAGGCGTGAGCATTTCGACGTTAAACCCCCACTTTCTAAGCCAAGAGCAACGTACCCTGTCCACCCATTACAAACCAGGCATGGTACTTCGCTCATGGAGCGAAGGCGCGATGAGTCAATACATCGTCAGTAAACCCCACAGAAAAACCAACACGCTGGACATCATCGATGAAAAAGGCAATCAACTCACCATCGACCCATCAAAGCCAGCGCATAATTTTTCTGTCTTTAAAAAAGAAAGCCTAGAGATTGCCAGCGGCGATAAAATCATCACAAGCGGAAAACATTACGCCTCTCAACTCGCCGCCCATCAAGCGTTCATTGTAAAAAAAGCCACACCTCAGTCCATCACCTTAGAAGACAGAGAGGGCCAACAAAAAACCATTAAGACAAAACACCTGACGGACGCGCCCATCACGCACAACTTTGCCAGTACCACTCAAAAAATAAGTGACACGGCAACGCACCTCATGGTGCAGACCAAAGCGTATAGCGCCTCTAAAGAATTACTCAATGAGTTGAGCCTCAATCGAAACAACATCGATATTTTCACTGACGACAAAGAGAAAGTCGCGGCGCAGTTTGAAAAAAACGAAGTCAGACCCGCCGCCATTGAGCGAGTCATGGCCACAACACAGCCGACAGAAAAATACCTATCGACACTGACAACCAACACCGTGACCAAAGACGTTGAACAGGCATTGCGCCTGTTAAACACCCCAACCTCAAACAACATTGAAAAAGCAGTTAACTTTGCCATTCATCACATCAGTGAAAAAGAAGCCGGTTACACCCAAAAAGAGCTCGTCATGCAAGCGATACGCTACAGTCTAGAAGAGACCGGCACCGCCATCAGCAAAGAGGACATCATTGATACCTTAAAAAACAATCAAGAAACCCTCTCTAGTGAATTCAGTGATGGCACCCGCTGGACAACCAAAGACGCCATCCATACCGAGAAGACCATTCTCGATACCTTAGCGCGAGGGAAAAACCAAACCACGCCCTTTGTCACTCACGCTCAAGCCACCGAATTTCTTCAACATGAAAGCCGACTCACTCAAGGACAAAAAGAAAGCGTCCACATGATAGCGACAACCCCCGATAGATTCGTGGCGGTACAAGGACTGGCGGGAACCGGTAAATCAACCATGCTTGAGAAAGACATCGAACTCATTCACAGCATCGACAAACTCTCAAACAAAGAAACGACCATCCTTGGTCTGGCGCCCACTCACGCCGCCGTAAACGAGCTCAAAAACAAAGGCGTTGAAGCGCAAACGCTTCAATCCTTACTCGCCGACATCCAGAGTGGCAAAACCACAGCAAACACATACCAACAAACGCTTTTTCTTCTCGATGAAAGCTCCATGATTGGCAACAATGACATGAAACACTTCACCGCCTTAGTTGAGAAAAGTGACGCGAAAGCGGTGCTTCTTGGGGACAAAGCGCAATTGCAATCACTCAGCGCAGGCAAACCTTTTGAGCTTGCCATGAGCAGCAACGCCCTTAATCGCACCGACATGACGGACATCGTAAGACAACAAAACGACACCCTCCTTGGCGCGGTGCACAACATGGTAGACAAACAGCCAGAAAGCAGCCTAAGCAAGCTCAAGCAGCAACCCAACGCCGACACGGGCATCCACAAAACTCATCATGTCGTCTCAACCTACGAGAAAATCACCCCCAACCACAGAGAAAACCAAGAAATAGCCACAGAGAAACTGGCTCACGTCGTCGCACAAGATTACCTTTCAAGAACCGAACAATCGCAAGAAGACACGCTCATCATTGCTTATACCAACAAGGAGCGGGACACCATCACTGAACACATCAGACATGGCCTCCAACAAAGTAATCAACTTCATAAAGAAAACACACTCATGCCACGACTGCGCAGCATTGGCGCCACCAAAGAAGAAATGGCCACTATGTTGCCTTACAAAAAAGGACTCGTTGTAAAAACAGGCAAAGACACCCTATCCACCATCATTCACGTGGATAACAAACACAACCTAGTGACAGTAAAAGAGCAGAGCACAGGAAAAGAACGCCCGTTCTTTCCTAAAAATAGCGATCATAAAATGACAAACCTGTTCACTCGCAGTGACCAACCCCTCTCAACCAACGATAAAGTCATGATGAGAATGACCGACAAAGACAAAGGCATTGAAGCCAATACGCCGTATACCGTCAGTAACATTGAGAACAATCTCATTACCCTTAGCAACAAAAAACAGCACACCATCACCCTATCAACCACGGATTTAAAAGACGCCCACTGGGATTATTCGTACACCAGAACCGCAAACATGGCGCAAGGCGCCACGTACAAAAACGTCATCACCGCCATCAAAGGCCGTGGGCAACTGACCAACATTCGTCGTGCTTATATCGATTTAACTCGCGCATCCGAGCACGTAAAACTCTACACCGACAACGAAGGCACCATGATAAAACAATGGCTCAACAACCAGGACGACAAACGCTCTGCCATTGAGACCAATACACTCTCAACCCCAAAAGAAAGCATCACCTTTAACACCGCGCCACTGCCAAAAGAAAACCCACATTACCAAGACATCAATGGCAATTTGGACATGAAAATCATGGCCAAAAAACTCAATAGCGAGCTCGCCATGCGAGCCGAATCACTCGCAATTCACCTACTTGGTACCCCAAACAAAAGCAAATCAGACCGTGATTACCTCACTTTTGGCATCGGTAAATCCGCGTTAAAAGTCACGCTCACAGGCAAGCATCGTGGCCACTTTAAAGACTGGACAACCGGCGAAAAAGGCAATGGCATAAACCTCATTATGGCGGTTGAAAACATCGGTTTTAAAGACGCGTTACTGCACGCCGATACGCTGCTTAATCAAACCAAAGACAACCCGTTAACCCTCAATCCAAACCATGAAAAACTGACCAATACCACGCCTAAATTCATCAGCGAGCTCGAAGCCCGCGCGCGCCAATACCAACAAGAAGCAACCCCAATCAAAGGCACGATTGCTCAAGAATACCTGCGCAATAAAGGCATTATTATTGACGACCACCCAAGCATTAAATTTCACCCAAAGGTATATTCATCAGAAACACGAAGTAATTACCCTGCGATTATCTCAACCATCGAAAATAACAAAGGCCAAAGTAACGCCATTGAAATAACGTATTTAGATAACAAAGGACATACCGCCGACTTAAATATAGAAAAACGCGTACTCGGCACTAAAACAAAATCAAACGTCGTTATTAACGAAGGCTCAAACACCAACATCAGCATTATTACCACGACCATTGAAGACGCCCTATTAATTAATCAACACAACAATAAAGACATCGACATTAATACCGTTAATAATAAAAACGACATTCAAATAATGGATAAAAACACATTACGAGACAACATCATCATTGTATTAAACACCAAAGGAGAAACCCTAAACGAAAATAACATCACAAAGATAATGGACAACTTTACCAACCATACCGTCACCTTTATTGATAACGCAGAATTACAGAAACAAATCGATACTGAAA from Aliivibrio salmonicida LFI1238 encodes:
- the traI gene encoding conjugative transfer relaxase/helicase TraI, with the protein product MISISPIASAGEATKYYLDDEKHLNGEQSELTTEKENSESDKEKNYYLKDSNNTAWFGKLATEKGLDGKPIEGDTLQAVLSGSLLDETIHGKRDKHRAGFDLTFSAPKSVSVLALVGGDTRLLDGHNNAVKFALSELEKDAAQVKYTEEDTKKQSYANSKSMLFGLVQHKTSREDDPQLHTHALTANMTRDEQGRLRALATSLKQSGGVINGTMERVYNNQLYYGMLYQSHLSKQAESLGYTIKGAGNGQFEIEGVPQSLMDDFSKRSQQINEKTQDLGFNSQQTRDLAAKNTRKAKTHKDAVELNSTWQHTVKTDGFDITAFINNAKENPVKAPNENVIKPRAVDALTRTINHLSKTQTQLSYEKMVSFAMSEFTKGEKLDALDIKLALDERIASKELIGLDKNNSQFTTTALLNNEKKLINSTKGRPRHMRTQPNDTALSQLNLNKENQNKLAELFLSTKQFNTVNVFGSSEQVAKGLLHVGSESGKRIHIMTQGGISQEKTERTIKRQSHTPLQWIKNTFRADFVHGVNQYLGDKVTPFSNKDVFVFEDSGKFSGDQLIDITNKAKHTNSKIIFLNHASARQGMKSHSSMDLLSKGNTNNINWVNNQPTKAKIKIHDNNLNELVNQYAEKPDKNTIQVLATTNADVKTLNTAIRERLKQTGEVSRQGVSISTLNPHFLSQEQRTLSTHYKPGMVLRSWSEGAMSQYIVSKPHRKTNTLDIIDEKGNQLTIDPSKPAHNFSVFKKESLEIASGDKIITSGKHYASQLAAHQAFIVKKATPQSITLEDREGQQKTIKTKHLTDAPITHNFASTTQKISDTATHLMVQTKAYSASKELLNELSLNRNNIDIFTDDKEKVAAQFEKNEVRPAAIERVMATTQPTEKYLSTLTTNTVTKDVEQALRLLNTPTSNNIEKAVNFAIHHISEKEAGYTQKELVMQAIRYSLEETGTAISKEDIIDTLKNNQETLSSEFSDGTRWTTKDAIHTEKTILDTLARGKNQTTPFVTHAQATEFLQHESRLTQGQKESVHMIATTPDRFVAVQGLAGTGKSTMLEKDIELIHSIDKLSNKETTILGLAPTHAAVNELKNKGVEAQTLQSLLADIQSGKTTANTYQQTLFLLDESSMIGNNDMKHFTALVEKSDAKAVLLGDKAQLQSLSAGKPFELAMSSNALNRTDMTDIVRQQNDTLLGAVHNMVDKQPESSLSKLKQQPNADTGIHKTHHVVSTYEKITPNHRENQEIATEKLAHVVAQDYLSRTEQSQEDTLIIAYTNKERDTITEHIRHGLQQSNQLHKENTLMPRLRSIGATKEEMATMLPYKKGLVVKTGKDTLSTIIHVDNKHNLVTVKEQSTGKERPFFPKNSDHKMTNLFTRSDQPLSTNDKVMMRMTDKDKGIEANTPYTVSNIENNLITLSNKKQHTITLSTTDLKDAHWDYSYTRTANMAQGATYKNVITAIKGRGQLTNIRRAYIDLTRASEHVKLYTDNEGTMIKQWLNNQDDKRSAIETNTLSTPKESITFNTAPLPKENPHYQDINGNLDMKIMAKKLNSELAMRAESLAIHLLGTPNKSKSDRDYLTFGIGKSALKVTLTGKHRGHFKDWTTGEKGNGINLIMAVENIGFKDALLHADTLLNQTKDNPLTLNPNHEKLTNTTPKFISELEARARQYQQEATPIKGTIAQEYLRNKGIIIDDHPSIKFHPKVYSSETRSNYPAIISTIENNKGQSNAIEITYLDNKGHTADLNIEKRVLGTKTKSNVVINEGSNTNISIITTTIEDALLINQHNNKDIDINTVNNKNDIQIMDKNTLRDNIIIVLNTKGETLNENNITKIMDNFTNHTVTFIDNAELQKQIDTEITKIEHGQLEIKNEVGNNLDMHKQENAIKQEDEHLLSSQSKFIKEQERKEENELMSKVSNINMDEKSTPDIDTNPQRLMELDRER